Proteins encoded together in one uncultured Desulfosarcina sp. window:
- the nifK gene encoding nitrogenase molybdenum-iron protein subunit beta — MLLRHTPKEISERKALTVNPAKTCQPIGAMYASLGIHGCLPHSHGSQGCYAYHRSTLTRHYKEPVLAATSSFTEGASVFGGQANLLQAINNIFTVYNPDVIAVHTTCLSETIGDDIPQIFGKAEADGKIPEGKYVLHANTPSYVGSHVTGFANMTKAMVDYFATSNGHKEKCLNLIPGWVEPSDMKEIKRIAAEMGVNSILFPDTENVLNGPQTGKFTMYPKGGVTIDQLKKTGSSRGTIALGRLASEPAALALDAKFKVPCKILDLPIGLKATDRFVDAMRQMAGVTVPDSLNLERGQLLDIITDMQAYFYHKKVALVGDPDQLEALTEFLIDIDMLPIHILTGTRDKKFEKRIQELTTELPHAVNVKSGGDMMLFHQWVKNEPVDLLIGNTYVKYISRDEDIPFIRHGFPILDRIGHSYFPTVGYQGAMRLLEKILSALMDRQDRDSSEIEFELVM; from the coding sequence ATGTTACTGCGACATACACCCAAGGAAATATCCGAACGCAAGGCATTGACCGTCAACCCGGCCAAGACCTGCCAGCCCATCGGCGCCATGTACGCCTCTTTGGGGATTCACGGCTGCCTTCCCCACAGCCACGGCTCCCAGGGCTGCTATGCCTATCATCGATCCACTTTGACAAGGCATTACAAGGAGCCGGTTTTAGCAGCCACCAGTTCGTTCACCGAAGGGGCCTCCGTTTTCGGCGGCCAGGCCAACCTTTTACAGGCGATCAACAATATTTTCACCGTATACAACCCGGACGTCATCGCCGTGCACACCACCTGTCTGTCGGAAACCATCGGGGACGACATCCCCCAGATTTTCGGCAAGGCCGAGGCTGACGGCAAGATTCCCGAGGGAAAATATGTACTCCACGCCAACACCCCCAGCTATGTGGGGTCCCATGTAACGGGTTTCGCCAACATGACCAAGGCCATGGTCGATTACTTCGCGACCAGCAACGGCCATAAAGAGAAGTGCCTCAACCTGATTCCCGGTTGGGTGGAACCTTCGGATATGAAGGAGATCAAGCGTATCGCAGCGGAAATGGGGGTCAATTCGATCCTGTTTCCCGATACGGAGAATGTGCTCAACGGTCCCCAGACCGGCAAGTTCACCATGTATCCCAAGGGGGGTGTCACCATTGATCAGCTGAAAAAAACCGGAAGCAGCCGGGGCACCATCGCCCTGGGCAGGCTGGCATCGGAACCGGCGGCCCTGGCCCTGGACGCCAAATTCAAGGTGCCCTGCAAAATTCTCGACCTGCCCATCGGCCTGAAAGCCACCGATCGGTTCGTGGACGCCATGCGGCAAATGGCCGGGGTTACGGTCCCGGACTCGTTGAATCTGGAACGCGGACAACTGCTTGATATAATAACTGATATGCAGGCCTATTTTTACCACAAGAAGGTCGCTTTGGTGGGCGACCCCGATCAACTGGAAGCGCTTACCGAATTTCTGATCGACATCGATATGCTGCCGATTCACATACTCACCGGCACCCGGGACAAAAAATTCGAAAAACGGATTCAGGAACTGACCACAGAATTACCCCATGCGGTGAACGTGAAAAGCGGCGGCGACATGATGCTGTTCCACCAGTGGGTGAAGAACGAGCCGGTGGACCTGCTCATCGGCAATACCTATGTCAAATACATTTCACGGGATGAGGATATCCCCTTTATCCGGCACGGGTTCCCGATTCTGGACCGCATCGGCCACAGCTACTTTCCTACGGTGGGATACCAGGGCGCAATGCGGCTGCTGGAAAAGATCCTTAGCGCGCTGATGGACCGTCAGGACCGGGATTCCTCGGAAATCGAATTCGAACTGGTGATGTAG